One Haloplanus sp. GDY1 DNA segment encodes these proteins:
- a CDS encoding phage integrase SAM-like domain-containing protein, translated as MTPRERTNQSLASSFERYLQDKGKGRGGDGGNYRRNAARELERFAEWAAGDRGADDWTGIVSDDVDRKPTFDDLDERVFREYARHLGGDRGLKQNTVQTYYRYISAWCGWCVNEGYLEAHYAQRASAMAPLPEDDGRKPGDQQAWTSEQRHALTRHVDERARDAVEAYTTLPEDTDPLDKQRARYVALKATRDRALVFVLAYTAVRVGELLRDPNDPRRRGVRWEDLSLDDGSMDVYRKKQQWDAASLPDPVISPLRSYRQLMDPPTEQWPVFPTFDQRTLAELVQDDLADRGERPEAITERRAEYARDLLLALDEDIRPPSITTDGARSILQRLSEAAEIDIDHPKHDYLAPHGGRRGMGEVLVRAFGYTVAARYLDNSEEMVRERYSHIEAGELGDVATEALEQID; from the coding sequence ATGACACCTCGAGAACGCACTAATCAGTCACTCGCGAGTTCCTTCGAGCGCTACCTCCAGGACAAGGGGAAAGGCCGCGGCGGCGACGGTGGGAACTATCGACGTAACGCTGCACGCGAGCTTGAACGGTTCGCCGAGTGGGCCGCCGGCGACCGCGGCGCCGACGACTGGACCGGGATCGTCTCCGACGACGTCGACCGCAAACCGACCTTCGACGATCTCGACGAACGCGTGTTCCGGGAGTACGCCCGACATCTCGGTGGAGATCGGGGACTCAAGCAGAACACGGTACAAACCTATTACCGCTATATCTCTGCCTGGTGTGGGTGGTGTGTCAACGAAGGGTATCTCGAGGCGCATTACGCGCAGCGGGCGAGTGCGATGGCGCCGTTACCGGAGGACGACGGCCGCAAGCCCGGCGACCAGCAGGCCTGGACGTCTGAACAGCGCCACGCTCTCACCCGCCACGTCGACGAACGGGCCCGCGACGCTGTCGAGGCGTACACGACACTCCCAGAGGATACTGACCCCCTCGACAAGCAGCGAGCGCGCTACGTAGCGCTGAAGGCGACTCGTGACCGGGCTCTGGTGTTCGTCCTCGCGTACACCGCTGTCCGCGTTGGCGAACTCCTCCGAGATCCAAACGACCCGCGCCGGCGCGGCGTCCGCTGGGAGGATCTCTCCCTCGACGACGGGAGTATGGACGTCTACCGGAAGAAACAGCAGTGGGACGCCGCGAGTCTCCCCGATCCAGTGATTTCTCCGCTGCGAAGCTATCGCCAGCTGATGGACCCGCCGACGGAGCAGTGGCCGGTGTTTCCGACGTTCGACCAACGGACGCTCGCAGAGCTCGTCCAGGATGACCTCGCCGATCGAGGGGAACGCCCAGAAGCAATCACTGAACGCCGTGCGGAGTACGCTCGCGACCTGCTGCTGGCGCTCGATGAGGACATTCGGCCTCCATCGATCACGACGGACGGCGCACGGTCGATTCTCCAACGGCTCTCAGAGGCTGCAGAGATCGACATCGACCATCCGAAACACGACTATCTTGCGCCCCACGGTGGTCGACGTGGAATGGGCGAGGTGCTAGTCCGCGCGTTCGGGTACACTGTTGCGGCTCGCTATCTCGATAACTCGGAGGAGATGGTTCGTGAACGGTATTCGCATATTGAAGCCGGTGAATTGGGTGATGTCGCAACTGAAGCACTCGAACAGATCGATTGA
- a CDS encoding DUF7342 family protein: MTSTYIKTKRERCCMSEDEPNSEGLMERQTTGEDRVRMTARQLSEPQTANWIASEAGWSHEPTKRVLDRLVDDGILHRDESGTHTTYYPDYRRQAMQEAMRLRDSGHTVEELTDRLADMKTQIRDWEGEFGVESPNQLRGTLADESLDGDEEDRRREIAREWEHLQRRIQIVGFAIREWDFLAPTTESAEASS; encoded by the coding sequence ATGACCTCAACCTATATTAAGACAAAGCGCGAACGGTGTTGTATGTCCGAAGACGAACCGAACTCCGAGGGCCTAATGGAACGCCAAACCACGGGCGAAGACCGCGTGAGGATGACCGCCCGGCAGCTTTCGGAGCCTCAGACGGCCAACTGGATCGCCTCGGAAGCGGGCTGGTCACACGAGCCGACCAAACGCGTCCTCGATCGGCTCGTCGACGATGGCATCCTCCACCGTGACGAAAGCGGTACTCACACCACGTATTACCCAGATTATCGCCGCCAAGCGATGCAGGAGGCGATGCGGCTTCGAGACAGCGGGCACACTGTCGAGGAGCTTACGGACCGTCTCGCCGATATGAAGACGCAGATTCGCGACTGGGAGGGCGAATTCGGCGTCGAGTCACCGAATCAGCTTCGCGGAACGCTCGCTGACGAGTCCCTTGACGGTGACGAGGAAGACCGTCGCCGTGAGATTGCCCGCGAGTGGGAGCACCTTCAGCGTCGTATCCAGATCGTTGGCTTTGCCATCCGCGAATGGGACTTCCTCGCTCCGACGACAGAGTCTGCCGAGGCCAGCAGCTAA
- a CDS encoding ParA family protein, with product MTDTNTARITVANQKGGAGKTTDVIHTGGALAARGHDVLLVDIDYHGGLTCSLGYNDLYYDTDRTTLFDVLDFDQMESVNDIIVEHEEFDILPASEKLANNKNIQTLLEAPKSRERLEMTLDELDKDYDYIIVDTPPSLNVLTDNALVATGNVVIPVIPEKLNANSLQIFAKQLSSLEQAYGDINRLAIVCNRVEQNAEHRDTIEEIKSAYSLPVFEIPKRTDLSQSIGEGVSVFGFGKENQRVEDARDLFNEIADLFDETFEKTAPEEVEA from the coding sequence ATGACTGACACCAACACCGCACGAATCACGGTGGCGAATCAGAAGGGAGGCGCGGGGAAGACAACCGACGTCATTCATACTGGCGGCGCACTCGCTGCCCGAGGCCACGACGTCCTCCTAGTCGATATCGACTACCACGGAGGGCTCACCTGCTCGCTTGGCTACAACGATCTGTACTACGACACCGACCGTACAACGCTGTTCGACGTTCTCGACTTCGACCAGATGGAATCGGTGAACGACATCATCGTCGAGCACGAGGAATTCGACATCCTTCCCGCCAGCGAGAAACTCGCGAACAACAAGAACATCCAGACGCTGCTTGAGGCGCCGAAGAGTCGCGAGCGATTGGAGATGACTTTGGACGAGCTCGACAAGGACTACGACTACATTATCGTCGACACGCCGCCATCTCTGAACGTCCTCACCGACAACGCGCTCGTCGCGACTGGCAACGTTGTCATCCCCGTCATTCCCGAGAAACTCAACGCCAACAGCCTCCAGATTTTCGCTAAGCAGCTGAGCTCCCTCGAACAGGCGTACGGAGACATCAATCGGCTCGCAATCGTCTGTAACCGCGTCGAGCAGAACGCCGAACACCGCGACACCATCGAGGAGATCAAGTCGGCGTACTCTCTCCCGGTGTTCGAGATCCCGAAGCGGACCGACCTCTCTCAGTCGATTGGCGAAGGGGTGTCCGTCTTCGGCTTCGGCAAGGAGAACCAGCGCGTTGAGGATGCACGCGACCTGTTCAACGAAATCGCCGACCTGTTCGACGAGACGTTTGAGAAGACCGCACCTGAGGAGGTGGAAGCATGA